A genomic window from Clostridium aceticum includes:
- a CDS encoding insulinase family protein, with translation MVFSVGQSYNGFKLVQEKEIKEMNAMGRVFEHEKSGAQLLYIQNDDDNKVFSITFRTPPTDSTGLPHILEHAVLCGSKNFPAKDPFVELAKGSLNTFLNAMTFSDKTMYPIASRNDKDFLNLMHVYLDAVFYPNIYNEKKILMQEGWHYELENVEDEITYKGVVYNEMKGAFSSPEQVLFRKMQESLFPDTTYKYDSGGDPEVIPELTQEDFVNFHSKLYHPSNSYIYLYGDGDIMEHLKFINEAYLKDFDRIEVDSKIDLQPPYKEPKTSVVEYSISDNEDEKNKTFLSLNFVVGKSTNPELHLAFDILTYLLLETPAAPLKKALLEADLGKDVFGSYDHSIFQPVLSVVVKNANEEDQEKFEKLVFNTLKELTDKGIDKKLIEAAVNIYEFKLREGDYGRYPRGLIYCMKSMESWLYDADPMLHLAYEEVLAKIKTALTTDYFEKLIKEHLLNNQHRSVLMVKPKKGLAHEKEVEVKQKLQAYKKQLSKDEINQLVEKTATLKQYQEASNDPKDLEKIPLLSLADIEPKVDKVPLIEKTEEDIPVLLHSMFTNEIAYANLLFDTSAVPQQLIPYVSLLSSVLGKVSTEKYNYEDLSNEINIYTGGIDFNVEAYSLKNDDSQYFPKLIVRSSALVKQMPKLFEILGELIENTKFTEVKRLKEIIREVKSRLEMNILQDGHIVAARRVTSYFSPIGQYKELCIGIDFYKFITELEGNFDDKVQEIQSNLEKAAKIIFNRENLLVSLTIEEKDYKAFQESFVSLMKRIGDKKLEKQQYQFDYSPKNEGLLTSSKVQYVAKAYNFQKLGHQYTGHLQVLKTIISLNYLWNKVRVLGGAYGAMAGFSRNGNLYFTSYRDPNLDKTLKVYDEAYKYLSGFSSTEREMTKFVIGTISKMDAPMTPSMKGQEATAYYISQIAEEDLQRERDQVLSIKPEDIKELSNLIKGVMEQNHFCVLGNEGKIKEKQEIFNNLVDVFN, from the coding sequence ATGGTATTTTCAGTAGGACAAAGCTATAATGGTTTTAAATTAGTGCAAGAAAAAGAGATAAAAGAAATGAATGCTATGGGAAGAGTATTTGAACATGAGAAGAGTGGGGCACAGCTACTTTATATACAAAATGACGATGATAATAAAGTGTTTTCCATTACCTTCAGAACACCTCCTACCGATAGCACTGGACTACCTCATATCTTAGAGCATGCAGTTTTATGTGGATCAAAAAACTTTCCGGCAAAAGATCCTTTTGTCGAACTGGCTAAAGGATCTTTAAACACTTTTTTAAATGCTATGACTTTTTCAGATAAAACAATGTACCCTATTGCCAGTAGAAATGATAAAGATTTTTTAAACTTAATGCATGTTTACTTAGATGCTGTTTTTTATCCCAATATTTATAACGAGAAAAAAATACTAATGCAGGAAGGATGGCATTATGAACTAGAAAATGTTGAGGATGAAATCACTTATAAAGGTGTAGTTTATAATGAAATGAAGGGAGCCTTCTCTTCTCCTGAACAGGTACTATTTAGAAAAATGCAGGAATCTTTATTTCCTGATACTACATATAAATATGATTCCGGTGGCGATCCTGAGGTAATTCCAGAGTTAACACAGGAGGACTTTGTAAACTTTCACAGCAAACTATATCATCCCTCTAATAGTTACATTTACTTATATGGAGACGGTGATATTATGGAGCATTTAAAGTTTATAAATGAAGCTTACTTAAAGGATTTTGACAGAATTGAAGTGGATTCTAAAATTGATCTACAACCCCCTTATAAGGAACCTAAAACTTCTGTTGTAGAATACTCTATTTCAGATAATGAAGATGAAAAGAATAAAACTTTTTTAAGTCTAAACTTTGTTGTAGGCAAGTCTACAAACCCAGAACTACATTTGGCTTTTGATATCTTAACCTATTTATTGTTAGAGACACCAGCAGCACCACTAAAAAAAGCTTTGTTAGAAGCAGATTTAGGAAAAGATGTCTTTGGTTCCTATGATCATAGTATTTTTCAGCCAGTACTAAGTGTTGTTGTAAAAAATGCTAATGAGGAAGACCAAGAAAAATTTGAAAAGCTGGTTTTTAATACGTTAAAAGAGTTGACGGACAAAGGTATAGATAAAAAACTCATTGAAGCAGCAGTGAATATTTACGAATTCAAGTTAAGAGAAGGGGATTATGGTAGATATCCGAGAGGTTTGATTTACTGTATGAAGAGTATGGAAAGTTGGCTTTATGATGCAGACCCAATGCTTCATTTAGCTTATGAAGAGGTATTGGCAAAGATCAAAACAGCTCTAACTACAGATTACTTTGAAAAACTCATAAAGGAACACCTTTTGAATAATCAGCATAGATCTGTTTTAATGGTAAAACCCAAGAAAGGTTTAGCTCATGAAAAAGAAGTGGAAGTAAAACAAAAATTGCAAGCATACAAAAAACAGTTATCGAAAGATGAGATTAACCAACTTGTAGAAAAAACAGCAACTTTAAAACAATATCAAGAAGCATCTAACGATCCTAAAGATTTAGAAAAAATCCCACTACTTTCTTTAGCGGATATAGAGCCAAAGGTAGATAAAGTACCTTTGATAGAAAAAACAGAAGAAGATATACCTGTTTTGCTACATTCAATGTTTACCAACGAAATAGCTTATGCAAATCTATTGTTTGATACTTCAGCTGTGCCGCAACAACTCATTCCCTATGTTAGTCTGCTGAGTTCGGTACTAGGAAAGGTAAGTACAGAAAAGTACAACTATGAAGACTTGTCTAATGAAATTAATATTTATACTGGAGGAATAGACTTTAATGTAGAAGCTTATTCTCTGAAGAATGATGATAGTCAGTACTTCCCTAAGCTTATAGTAAGATCTAGTGCTTTAGTAAAGCAGATGCCTAAATTGTTTGAAATTTTAGGTGAGCTTATTGAAAACACAAAATTTACTGAAGTAAAACGATTAAAAGAGATTATTAGAGAAGTAAAGTCTAGACTGGAAATGAATATTTTGCAGGATGGACATATTGTAGCTGCTAGGAGAGTGACCTCTTACTTTTCACCGATAGGACAATATAAAGAACTGTGTATAGGGATAGATTTTTATAAATTTATTACTGAATTAGAAGGAAACTTTGATGATAAAGTACAGGAAATCCAAAGCAACTTAGAAAAGGCAGCTAAAATAATCTTTAATAGAGAAAACCTACTTGTTAGCTTAACTATAGAAGAAAAAGATTATAAAGCTTTTCAAGAATCTTTTGTTTCTTTGATGAAACGTATAGGAGATAAAAAGTTAGAAAAACAGCAGTATCAATTTGATTACTCGCCAAAGAATGAGGGGTTATTGACTTCAAGTAAAGTACAGTATGTAGCTAAGGCTTACAACTTCCAAAAACTAGGGCATCAGTACACGGGACACCTTCAAGTATTAAAGACGATCATTAGTTTGAATTACTTATGGAATAAGGTAAGGGTATTAGGAGGAGCCTATGGTGCTATGGCAGGCTTTAGCAGAAATGGAAATCTATACTTTACTTCCTATAGAGATCCTAATTTAGATAAAACCTTAAAGGTGTATGACGAAGCTTATAAATATTTAAGTGGATTTTCCTCTACTGAAAGAGAAATGACAAAATTTGTAATTGGCACCATCAGCAAAATGGATGCCCCCATGACTCCCTCTATGAAGGGCCAAGAAGCAACAGCCTATTACATTAGTCAGATCGCAGAAGAAGATTTACAAAGAGAAAGAGACCAAGTACTTAGCATAAAGCCAGAAGATATAAAAGAATTGAGTAACTTAATCAAGGGAGTAATGGAACAAAATCATTTTTGTGTATTAGGTAATGAAGGTAAGATAAAAGAAAAGCAGGAAATCTTTAATAATTTAGTAGACGTATTTAATTAG
- the cooS gene encoding anaerobic carbon-monoxide dehydrogenase catalytic subunit, which translates to MSEEKMISLDSIDDQLIKKAEAEGVETMWDRKKAMKTPCGFGEQGVCCRICAMGPCRVSPVEGKGAQRGICGATADTIVARNFARMVAAGTSAHSDHARDIAHVMHMASRDGAYNIKDEKKLLALAEEWEVKTEGRDIYDIAHEVAEVALNEFGKPFGTLRFPKRAPAPRQKIWEELDIVPRAIDREIATVMHSTSIGCTADAESMLRIAMRTSLSNGWGGSMMGTELSDIVFGTPTPRMTEANLGVLEENQVNILLHGHDPSLSEAVVLAANDPEIIKLAEEVGAEGINLAGMCCTGNEVTMRHGVKIAGTFYQQELAVLTGVIEAVIVDVQCIFPSLTPVTSCYHTKFITTSPKAKVEGATHIEFHEVTALESAKAIVREAVLNYGNRKKEKIFIPESKTQAITGYSVEAVVKQLDRVVNSHIDPQGTVKPLADVLKAGVLRGAAGIVGCNNPKTRHEYSHIEIMKKLIANDVIVVTTGCAAQAAAKAGLLSKDAVKLAGKGLQAVCELVDIPPVIHLGSCVDNTRILKIVSAVADLMGVDNCDLPVVGVAPEWMSEKAVGIGLYVVSSGIDVFLGVTPPVTGSKHFTDILTNKIEDMTGAKFFVNTNPHELTDMMLARIEEKRTKLEQKLAARAEEKECAVENA; encoded by the coding sequence ATGAGTGAAGAAAAAATGATATCTCTTGATAGTATCGATGATCAGTTGATCAAGAAAGCAGAAGCAGAAGGTGTAGAAACCATGTGGGACAGAAAAAAAGCTATGAAGACACCTTGTGGTTTTGGTGAGCAAGGCGTATGTTGTAGAATTTGTGCTATGGGTCCCTGTAGAGTAAGCCCAGTTGAAGGCAAAGGTGCTCAAAGAGGTATTTGTGGAGCTACAGCTGATACAATTGTAGCTAGAAACTTTGCAAGAATGGTAGCTGCAGGAACATCAGCTCACTCCGATCATGCTAGAGATATAGCACATGTAATGCATATGGCTAGTAGAGATGGCGCTTACAATATTAAAGATGAGAAAAAATTATTAGCATTAGCTGAAGAGTGGGAAGTAAAGACAGAAGGTAGAGATATCTATGATATCGCTCATGAAGTTGCTGAAGTAGCATTAAATGAATTTGGTAAGCCTTTTGGTACATTAAGATTCCCCAAAAGAGCTCCAGCACCAAGACAGAAAATTTGGGAGGAACTAGACATTGTTCCTAGAGCGATAGATAGAGAAATCGCAACAGTAATGCATTCTACAAGTATAGGATGTACAGCTGATGCTGAAAGTATGCTTCGTATAGCAATGAGAACATCTTTATCAAATGGATGGGGCGGTTCTATGATGGGAACTGAACTTAGTGATATCGTATTTGGAACCCCAACGCCAAGAATGACTGAAGCTAACCTAGGAGTTTTAGAAGAAAATCAAGTAAATATCTTACTTCATGGTCATGACCCAAGTTTATCTGAAGCTGTTGTTTTGGCAGCCAATGATCCAGAAATCATTAAGCTAGCTGAAGAAGTAGGGGCTGAAGGTATCAACTTAGCAGGTATGTGTTGTACAGGTAACGAAGTAACCATGAGACATGGTGTAAAAATAGCTGGAACCTTCTACCAACAAGAATTAGCAGTATTAACAGGTGTAATTGAAGCTGTTATCGTGGATGTTCAGTGTATCTTCCCATCACTAACACCAGTGACAAGTTGCTACCATACTAAGTTTATCACTACTTCACCAAAGGCTAAGGTTGAAGGTGCAACGCATATAGAATTCCATGAAGTAACAGCTTTAGAGTCTGCAAAGGCTATCGTAAGAGAAGCAGTTTTAAACTATGGCAACAGAAAGAAAGAAAAAATCTTTATACCAGAGTCAAAAACTCAAGCAATCACAGGTTACTCTGTAGAGGCTGTTGTTAAGCAATTAGATAGAGTTGTAAACTCTCATATAGATCCTCAAGGAACAGTGAAGCCATTAGCAGATGTTCTTAAGGCTGGTGTCTTAAGAGGAGCTGCAGGTATTGTTGGATGTAACAATCCAAAAACTAGACATGAATATAGTCACATAGAAATCATGAAAAAGTTAATCGCCAATGACGTTATCGTTGTAACTACAGGTTGTGCTGCACAAGCCGCTGCTAAAGCAGGATTATTAAGCAAAGATGCTGTTAAATTAGCTGGTAAAGGATTGCAAGCGGTATGTGAATTAGTTGATATCCCACCAGTAATCCATTTAGGATCTTGTGTAGATAATACTCGTATCTTAAAAATAGTTAGTGCAGTAGCAGACTTGATGGGAGTAGACAACTGTGATTTACCAGTAGTAGGGGTAGCTCCAGAGTGGATGTCAGAGAAGGCTGTAGGTATCGGACTATATGTTGTATCTAGTGGTATCGACGTATTCTTAGGAGTAACACCTCCAGTAACTGGTTCTAAACACTTTACAGATATCCTAACCAACAAGATTGAAGATATGACAGGGGCTAAGTTCTTTGTGAACACAAACCCACACGAATTAACTGATATGATGTTAGCAAGAATCGAAGAAAAGCGTACAAAACTAGAGCAAAAACTTGCAGCAAGAGCTGAAGAAAAAGAATGTGCTGTAGAAAACGCTTAG
- a CDS encoding AAA family ATPase — MKIAITGKGGVGKTTFAAMISRLLAEEGYSVLGVDADPDANLALALGFPKQLIDEIVPISEMKNLVAERTASTPGTFGTMFKMNPKVSDIPEQYCKEYNGVKVLTMGTVDTGGSGCVCPEHVLLKTLTSHLILGNKDVVVMDMEAGIEHLGRGTAKFVDAFIVVVEPGERSLQTYRKVKTLAEDIGVKKIFVVANKIRNEQDEKFILENVHEDECLGFIHYNPNIVDSDRSDLSPFDSNEQIKKEVQKISDKLKGAL, encoded by the coding sequence ATGAAAATAGCTATAACAGGCAAAGGCGGAGTAGGTAAAACAACATTTGCAGCAATGATAAGTAGATTATTAGCAGAAGAAGGTTATAGTGTTTTAGGTGTAGATGCAGATCCTGATGCTAACTTAGCATTAGCACTAGGGTTTCCAAAACAATTGATAGATGAAATTGTTCCAATTTCCGAAATGAAAAATCTAGTAGCTGAGAGAACAGCCTCTACTCCCGGTACTTTTGGTACAATGTTTAAAATGAATCCAAAAGTAAGCGATATTCCTGAGCAATACTGCAAGGAATACAACGGTGTAAAGGTGTTGACTATGGGAACAGTAGATACTGGTGGTTCAGGCTGTGTATGTCCTGAGCATGTCCTGTTAAAAACGTTGACGTCTCATCTAATATTAGGTAATAAAGATGTAGTAGTGATGGATATGGAGGCAGGCATAGAACACTTAGGCAGAGGAACAGCAAAATTTGTAGATGCCTTTATTGTTGTAGTAGAACCAGGGGAAAGAAGTCTACAGACCTATAGAAAAGTAAAAACATTGGCAGAAGATATCGGGGTTAAGAAAATATTTGTAGTAGCTAATAAAATAAGAAATGAACAAGATGAAAAATTCATACTAGAAAATGTACATGAAGATGAATGCCTAGGGTTTATCCATTACAATCCCAATATCGTAGACTCTGACAGAAGTGATTTGTCACCCTTTGACTCAAATGAGCAGATTAAGAAAGAAGTTCAAAAGATTTCTGACAAATTAAAGGGCGCTTTATAG
- a CDS encoding formate--tetrahydrofolate ligase — MSFKSDIEIAQEATPQDIREVASKLNLTENDIELYGKYKAKVDYNLLKQDNGGKKAKLILTTAINPTPAGEGKTTTTIGTSDALSRLGKKTIVALREPSLGPVFGVKGGAAGGGYAQVIPMEDINLHFTGDFHAIGAANNLLAAMLDNHINHGNQLGIDNRKITWRRAMDMNDRQLRNMVNGLGGKGNGITREDGFDITVASEVMAAFCLASDIVDLKERLSKIIVAYTKDDKPVTAGELNAHGAMAALLKDALKPNLVQTLEGTPAFVHGGPFANIAHGCNSVIATKMAMHFADYVVTEAGFGADLGAEKFLDIKCRMADLKPDAVIIVATVRALKYNGGVAKQDLNQENLEALEKGLPNLLKHVENITQVFKLPAVVAINKFPLDTEAELTLVKSKCQELGVNVALSEVWAKGGEGGEELAKEVIRLTEQPSTLEYVYELDAPIKDKITAIAQKIYGADNADFTPAALKEIDRLTKLGFDKLPICMAKTQYSLTDNQNVLGRPTGFNITVRQVKVSAGAGFLVALTGEIMTMPGLPKVPSAEKIDVDESGVITGLF; from the coding sequence ATGAGTTTCAAGAGTGATATTGAAATTGCACAAGAAGCCACACCACAAGACATTAGAGAGGTTGCTTCAAAGTTAAATTTAACAGAGAATGACATCGAGCTTTATGGTAAGTACAAAGCAAAGGTGGACTATAATTTACTTAAGCAAGACAATGGTGGTAAAAAAGCAAAGTTGATTTTAACTACTGCTATCAACCCAACTCCAGCAGGTGAAGGTAAAACTACTACAACAATAGGTACTTCAGACGCCTTAAGTAGACTTGGCAAGAAAACTATTGTTGCTTTAAGAGAACCATCTCTTGGACCAGTATTTGGTGTTAAAGGTGGAGCTGCTGGTGGTGGATATGCTCAAGTAATCCCAATGGAAGATATCAACCTACACTTTACAGGTGACTTCCATGCTATAGGTGCAGCTAACAACTTATTGGCAGCTATGCTTGACAATCACATCAACCATGGTAACCAACTAGGAATTGACAATAGAAAAATCACATGGCGAAGAGCTATGGATATGAACGATAGACAACTTAGAAATATGGTAAATGGATTAGGTGGTAAAGGTAATGGTATCACAAGAGAAGATGGTTTTGACATTACTGTTGCATCTGAAGTAATGGCTGCTTTCTGTTTAGCAAGTGATATTGTAGACTTAAAGGAAAGATTAAGCAAAATTATTGTTGCTTATACAAAAGATGATAAGCCAGTTACAGCTGGAGAATTAAATGCTCATGGAGCTATGGCAGCATTATTAAAGGATGCTCTAAAGCCTAACTTAGTACAAACATTAGAAGGAACACCAGCATTTGTACATGGTGGACCATTTGCAAATATCGCTCATGGTTGTAACTCAGTAATTGCTACAAAAATGGCAATGCATTTTGCTGATTATGTAGTAACAGAAGCAGGATTTGGTGCTGACTTAGGAGCAGAAAAGTTCCTAGATATCAAGTGTAGAATGGCAGATCTTAAGCCTGATGCAGTAATCATCGTTGCAACTGTAAGAGCATTAAAATACAATGGTGGTGTAGCAAAACAAGATTTAAATCAAGAAAACCTTGAAGCATTAGAAAAAGGTTTACCAAACTTATTAAAGCACGTAGAAAACATAACACAAGTATTCAAATTACCAGCAGTGGTAGCTATCAATAAATTCCCACTTGACACTGAAGCAGAATTAACTCTTGTAAAGAGCAAGTGTCAAGAATTAGGTGTAAACGTAGCTTTATCAGAAGTATGGGCAAAAGGTGGAGAAGGTGGAGAAGAGTTAGCGAAGGAAGTAATAAGACTAACTGAACAACCAAGTACATTAGAATATGTATATGAATTAGATGCACCTATCAAAGATAAGATTACAGCGATTGCTCAAAAAATCTATGGTGCTGACAATGCAGACTTCACACCAGCCGCTCTAAAAGAAATAGATAGATTAACAAAACTTGGCTTTGACAAATTACCAATTTGTATGGCTAAGACTCAGTATTCTTTAACTGATAACCAAAATGTATTAGGAAGACCTACAGGCTTCAATATTACTGTAAGACAAGTAAAAGTATCAGCAGGTGCTGGATTCCTAGTAGCTCTTACTGGAGAAATTATGACAATGCCAGGATTACCAAAAGTTCCATCAGCTGAAAAAATTGATGTTGATGAATCAGGTGTAATCACAGGTTTATTCTAA
- a CDS encoding cyclodeaminase/cyclohydrolase family protein, with protein sequence MKLVDKSSVEFTNVLASKAAVPGGGGAAALVGALGTALAGMVCNLTIGKKKYAQYEEQVKAILAKTEEVQNCFLKMVDEDAEEFLPLSKAYGMPANTDEEKAEKDRVLQDALKNACSVPIKIVRTSYEAIKLHEDLVDKGSKLAISDVGVGVQCLRAALISGQLNVIINIGMIKDQEYVSAVKEETDRLVAEGVKIADDVYKKVEKVLSE encoded by the coding sequence ATGAAGTTAGTAGATAAGAGTAGTGTTGAATTTACTAACGTCCTTGCCTCTAAAGCTGCGGTCCCCGGAGGCGGGGGCGCAGCAGCTTTAGTAGGGGCATTGGGAACTGCCTTAGCAGGGATGGTATGTAACTTAACTATAGGAAAGAAAAAATATGCACAGTATGAAGAGCAAGTTAAGGCAATCTTAGCAAAAACAGAAGAAGTTCAAAACTGCTTCTTGAAGATGGTGGATGAAGATGCTGAAGAGTTTTTACCATTATCAAAAGCTTATGGTATGCCAGCAAATACAGATGAAGAAAAAGCAGAAAAAGATAGAGTGCTGCAAGATGCTTTGAAAAATGCTTGTAGTGTACCGATTAAAATAGTAAGAACTTCCTATGAGGCAATAAAACTACATGAGGACTTAGTTGACAAAGGTTCTAAGTTAGCTATAAGTGATGTAGGGGTAGGGGTTCAATGTTTAAGAGCAGCTTTGATCAGTGGACAGCTAAACGTAATCATTAACATTGGAATGATCAAAGATCAAGAATATGTAAGTGCTGTTAAAGAAGAGACAGATAGACTGGTTG